A part of Aegilops tauschii subsp. strangulata cultivar AL8/78 chromosome 2, Aet v6.0, whole genome shotgun sequence genomic DNA contains:
- the LOC109761247 gene encoding sugar transport protein MST1-like, giving the protein MAGGGFAVADAPSGDYGGGITFSVVVTCLMAASGGLIFGYDIGISGGVTAMESFLEEFFPGVLRRMAAARRDQYCVYDSHVLTAFTSSLYLAENYVSFHLFV; this is encoded by the exons ATGGCTGGTGGAGGGTTCGCCGTGGCCGATGCCCCGTCGGGCGACTACGGCGGCGGCATAACCTTCTCCGTCGTGGTCACCTGCCTCATGGcagcctccggtggcctcatctTCGGCTATGACATCGGCATCTCAG GCGGCGTGACGGCGATGGAGTCATTCCTGGAGGAATTCTTCCCGGGCGTGCTCAGACGgatggcggcggcgcggcgggaccagTACTGCGTCTACGACAGCCACGTGCTCACGGCGTTCACGTCGTCGCTGTACCTGGCGGAAAATTATGTTTCCTTTCATTTATTTGTTTAA